In the genome of Bacillota bacterium, one region contains:
- a CDS encoding alpha/beta fold hydrolase, with protein MRESVIQLEDGWFFIRHTGVNRRPALLFIHGLGESGLCFDEAFRSPELKDCGLVVPDMPGCARSSHAFDGDYGMETQVRRLRRLVDHLGLESFYVVGHSLGGDLGVLMASCDNEGRVKGLVNVEGNLTPHDTFISGKAAAAAESGDFTGWFEEDFKEKMVLKGWGSRWESCRRYYASLRFCRPEAFLAEALEICERNRPLPGRTESLTGTAYAGLQIPKVFCWGSESLAQETLEYLEAASLRHRRFEPAFHWLMIDRAEEFYGFLSDFIRSPV; from the coding sequence ATGCGCGAGAGCGTTATCCAACTGGAAGACGGGTGGTTCTTCATCCGGCATACGGGCGTTAACAGGCGGCCGGCGCTGCTCTTCATTCACGGGCTTGGCGAGTCCGGCCTGTGTTTTGACGAAGCGTTCCGGTCTCCGGAGCTGAAAGACTGCGGCCTGGTGGTCCCCGATATGCCGGGATGCGCCCGCAGCTCGCACGCCTTTGACGGCGACTACGGCATGGAGACCCAGGTGCGCCGCCTCCGGCGGCTCGTGGACCATTTGGGGCTTGAGTCGTTTTACGTTGTCGGGCACTCGCTCGGGGGCGACCTGGGCGTGTTGATGGCCTCCTGCGACAACGAAGGGCGGGTAAAAGGGCTTGTCAATGTAGAAGGTAACCTGACGCCGCACGATACGTTTATCAGCGGCAAGGCCGCCGCCGCGGCGGAGAGCGGCGATTTTACCGGGTGGTTCGAGGAGGATTTCAAGGAGAAAATGGTCCTGAAGGGATGGGGGAGCAGGTGGGAATCGTGCCGGCGCTATTACGCCTCGCTCCGGTTCTGCCGACCGGAAGCCTTCCTGGCCGAGGCCTTGGAGATCTGCGAAAGGAACCGGCCGCTGCCCGGCCGCACAGAATCCCTTACCGGGACCGCTTACGCCGGGCTGCAAATCCCGAAGGTTTTCTGCTGGGGCAGCGAAAGTCTGGCGCAAGAGACGCTCGAATACCTGGAAGCGGCTTCACTGCGGCACCGGAGGTTCGAGCCGGCCTTTCACTGGCTGATGATCGACCGGGCGGAAGAGTTTTACGGTTTTCTTTCTGATTTCATCCGATCGCCGGTTTAG